A genomic stretch from Leptotrichia sp. HSP-536 includes:
- the rpsS gene encoding 30S ribosomal protein S19, with the protein MARSLKKGPFVDAYLLEKIEALGGKKQVIKTWSRRSTIFPQFIGHTFAVYNGKKHIPVYVTEEMVGHKLGEFAPTRTFYGHGKDAKKGKK; encoded by the coding sequence ATGGCTCGTTCATTAAAAAAAGGACCTTTTGTTGATGCATATTTATTAGAAAAAATAGAAGCATTGGGAGGTAAAAAACAAGTTATTAAAACATGGTCTAGAAGATCAACTATATTCCCTCAATTTATTGGACATACTTTTGCTGTATATAACGGTAAAAAACATATACCTGTATATGTAACTGAGGAAATGGTTGGACATAAATTAGGTGAATTTGCACCAACTAGAACTTTCTATGGACATGGAAAAGACGCTAAAAAAGGTAAAAAATAA